In one window of Maribacter sp. BPC-D8 DNA:
- a CDS encoding DsbA family oxidoreductase, translated as MQNDKIKIDIVSDVACPWCYVGKKRLEKAIKEWDGAEIEIEWHPFQLDPNIPKEGLDRDTYLTNKFGSVDGPLEMTKRLQESGKEEGINFNFGKEWLAINTLPLHQLLHVAGEEGFKDALKERLMKAYFDENLHLNEIDVLIAIMAEYDWSPEKTENILNDDAIAYAVKQEIAHYQQRGVNSVPFFIINDKFGISGAQPPSAFLEAFQQVAPLKIIATGDSCDPSTGIC; from the coding sequence ATGCAAAACGATAAAATAAAAATAGATATAGTTTCTGATGTTGCTTGCCCATGGTGTTATGTTGGTAAGAAAAGATTAGAAAAAGCAATAAAAGAATGGGATGGTGCCGAGATAGAAATTGAATGGCACCCATTTCAATTAGACCCGAACATACCAAAAGAAGGACTAGACAGAGATACTTACCTAACCAATAAATTCGGTAGTGTTGACGGACCTCTTGAAATGACCAAACGCTTACAAGAGAGCGGAAAAGAAGAAGGCATTAACTTCAACTTTGGTAAAGAATGGTTGGCAATTAATACCCTACCATTGCATCAACTATTACACGTTGCTGGTGAGGAGGGGTTTAAAGATGCTTTGAAAGAACGTTTAATGAAAGCGTATTTTGATGAAAATCTTCACCTGAACGAGATTGATGTTCTGATTGCTATTATGGCTGAATATGATTGGTCGCCAGAAAAAACAGAAAACATTCTAAATGATGATGCTATTGCGTATGCTGTAAAACAAGAAATTGCCCATTACCAGCAACGTGGTGTTAACAGTGTACCTTTCTTTATCATCAATGATAAATTCGGAATTAGCGGTGCTCAACCACCATCTGCATTTTTAGAGGCTTTTCAACAAGTAGCGCCGTTAAAAATAATTGCTACAGGTGATAGTTGTGATCCATCAACAGGAATTTGCTAA
- the trxA gene encoding thioredoxin, which yields MKSSFSDIIKGDTPVLVDFFADWCGPCKTLAPILKDVKGDLGDAIKVVKIDVDKNQTLASQYQVRGVPTMILFKDGKQVWRQSGVVPKNDLLQIIKSN from the coding sequence ATGAAATCATCATTTTCTGATATCATAAAAGGAGACACTCCGGTTTTAGTAGACTTTTTTGCTGACTGGTGTGGACCATGTAAAACGCTAGCTCCTATTTTAAAAGATGTAAAAGGAGATTTAGGCGACGCTATTAAAGTCGTAAAAATAGACGTAGATAAGAATCAAACATTGGCATCTCAATACCAAGTTAGAGGTGTACCGACTATGATCCTTTTTAAAGACGGAAAACAGGTTTGGAGACAATCTGGCGTAGTCCCTAAAAATGACTTGCTACAGATTATAAAATCTAATTAA
- a CDS encoding SulP family inorganic anion transporter encodes MVKIFNLFDFKQKVDYKNEILAGLTVAMTMIPESLMFAILAGFSPLVGLYGAFIMGLVTAIFGGRPGLISGGAGATVVVLMALMNSHGLEYVFAAVAFAGVIQLIVGFLKLGKFIRLVPQPVMFGFVNGLAIIIFMAQMDQFKVGVGDAAVWLTGTTLYTMVGLVLFTIAIIVFVPKLTKAVPASLIGIIVVFLVVYFLNIETKQVVDIINQDTLPGEALKSLSGTLPSFHIPTIPFTLEAFKIILPYGLIMAAVGLTEGLLTLNLVDEITGTKGNSNRECLAQGGANILNGFFGGMGGCPMIAQTLVNLSAGSRARLSGIIAALTILVIILFGAPVIELVPIAALVGVMVMVAVGTFEWASFKALKRMPKPDIFVMILVTLITVILHNLALAVLIGVIISALVFAWESAKRIRARKYVDEAGVKHYEIYGPLFFGSVTAFSEKFDVANDPDEVIIDFAESKVSDMSAIEALNRITERYADQGKKVHLRHLSKDCISLLNDAEDIIDVNVMEDPTYKVMVNKPLSKAKGPETKNPFNLWGL; translated from the coding sequence ATGGTGAAGATTTTCAATTTATTCGATTTCAAACAAAAAGTAGACTATAAAAATGAAATTTTAGCAGGATTAACGGTTGCAATGACAATGATTCCAGAATCATTGATGTTTGCCATTCTTGCAGGATTTTCACCATTAGTAGGTTTGTACGGTGCTTTTATTATGGGATTGGTTACGGCGATATTTGGAGGTAGACCTGGGCTAATTTCTGGTGGAGCTGGTGCAACTGTAGTGGTACTAATGGCATTAATGAATTCTCATGGTTTAGAATACGTATTTGCAGCAGTTGCTTTTGCGGGTGTTATTCAATTAATTGTTGGTTTTTTAAAGCTGGGTAAATTTATTCGATTAGTTCCTCAGCCCGTTATGTTTGGCTTTGTTAATGGTTTGGCCATTATTATTTTTATGGCACAAATGGACCAATTTAAAGTTGGTGTAGGTGATGCTGCAGTTTGGCTAACAGGTACTACATTATATACTATGGTAGGCTTGGTGCTGTTCACCATTGCAATAATTGTTTTTGTTCCCAAACTTACGAAAGCAGTCCCGGCTTCATTAATAGGAATCATTGTTGTGTTTCTAGTAGTATATTTTCTAAATATAGAAACCAAACAAGTAGTAGATATCATAAATCAAGACACATTACCAGGAGAAGCTCTAAAGTCGCTTAGTGGTACCTTGCCTTCTTTTCACATACCAACGATTCCCTTTACATTAGAAGCCTTTAAAATTATTTTGCCTTACGGATTAATAATGGCAGCTGTAGGTTTAACTGAAGGTTTGCTTACGTTGAACTTGGTAGATGAGATTACAGGTACAAAAGGAAACAGTAATAGAGAGTGTCTCGCGCAAGGAGGCGCAAATATTTTGAACGGTTTCTTTGGTGGCATGGGTGGTTGTCCAATGATTGCACAAACCTTGGTTAACCTATCGGCAGGTTCAAGAGCAAGGTTGTCAGGTATAATTGCTGCGTTAACGATATTGGTAATCATATTGTTCGGAGCACCGGTAATAGAATTGGTGCCTATAGCTGCATTGGTCGGAGTTATGGTAATGGTTGCTGTTGGTACATTCGAATGGGCAAGTTTTAAGGCATTGAAAAGAATGCCTAAACCAGATATTTTTGTAATGATATTGGTTACTTTAATTACCGTTATTTTACACAATTTAGCGTTAGCAGTTTTAATAGGTGTAATAATTTCAGCATTGGTATTTGCTTGGGAAAGTGCCAAGAGAATTAGAGCTAGAAAATATGTTGATGAAGCAGGGGTAAAACATTATGAGATTTACGGACCTTTATTTTTTGGTTCTGTAACTGCGTTTAGTGAAAAGTTCGATGTGGCAAACGATCCAGACGAGGTGATTATAGATTTTGCAGAAAGTAAAGTTTCAGATATGTCGGCAATTGAAGCCTTAAATAGAATAACAGAACGATATGCCGACCAAGGTAAAAAAGTTCACTTAAGGCACTTAAGTAAAGATTGTATTAGCCTTTTAAATGATGCTGAAGACATTATTGATGTAAATGTTATGGAAGATCCTACCTATAAGGTTATGGTTAATAAGCCTCTTTCAAAAGCAAAAGGTCCAGAAACTAAAAACCCTTTTAATCTTTGGGGTTTATAG
- a CDS encoding GntR family transcriptional regulator, with protein MVSLPEEIFQDTYGKVKKLIVTKKLVPGQLITEHRLSHTLSINDNTVPVVLLQLKQESLLVGSLDNGLSVRELCEQEIAEMFDCRIALETMAVKLFTRNAPQSKIDDLRNLLVPFENGPKNGYVFYKIDRYFHEYIVKNCGNRTLYQMYKSAKILPFMDLVGLNRPLNIILQEHLDLVSAMHHRDEIKAFEVLSNNLENAKQSHV; from the coding sequence ATGGTTAGCCTACCAGAAGAAATATTTCAAGATACATACGGTAAAGTAAAAAAGTTGATTGTAACCAAAAAGTTGGTGCCGGGGCAACTTATTACTGAGCATAGGCTATCGCACACCTTAAGTATTAATGACAATACTGTGCCAGTAGTGTTGTTACAATTAAAACAAGAGAGTTTGCTGGTTGGCAGCTTAGATAATGGACTTTCTGTTAGAGAATTGTGTGAGCAAGAAATCGCTGAAATGTTCGATTGCAGAATAGCATTAGAAACGATGGCGGTTAAACTTTTTACACGCAATGCACCGCAATCTAAAATTGACGATTTAAGAAATTTATTAGTACCATTTGAAAATGGACCTAAAAACGGATATGTGTTCTATAAAATCGATCGATACTTTCACGAGTATATTGTAAAGAATTGTGGTAATAGAACATTATATCAAATGTATAAGTCAGCCAAAATACTGCCTTTTATGGATCTTGTGGGTCTAAACAGACCTTTGAATATAATTTTACAAGAACATCTTGATTTAGTGTCTGCTATGCATCACCGCGATGAGATTAAGGCTTTTGAAGTATTGTCGAACAATTTAGAAAACGCAAAACAATCACATGTTTAA
- a CDS encoding YheT family hydrolase translates to MPLVNSTYNPPLFFKNGHLSTIYSGLVRKVEDLDQIRVRITLPDSDFLDTDWSYASSTSKKLVIIIHGLEGSSKRAYMKGSAKALTESGYDICAINLRGCSGTANKLYRSYHSGATEDLHAVIEHVLQLDKYQNIYLNGFSLGGNLLLKYLGEKRELPTEIKGAVAISVPCQLADSLDQLLQFKNALYAKRFKGNIIIKLKQKQQLFPDLISDTDIENIKTLKDFDDFYTSRAHGFTDAMDYYAKSSSLQFLENIDVPTLIINALNDSFLGSECYPIDIAKQHSSLFLETPKYGGHVGFYGNDNFTYTERRTLEFLDNIE, encoded by the coding sequence ATGCCTTTAGTTAACTCTACATATAATCCGCCTCTATTTTTTAAGAACGGGCATCTATCTACCATATATTCTGGGTTAGTTAGAAAAGTAGAAGACTTAGATCAAATACGAGTTCGTATTACATTACCTGATTCTGATTTTTTAGATACGGACTGGAGCTACGCTTCATCTACATCCAAAAAATTGGTTATTATAATTCATGGATTAGAAGGCAGTTCTAAACGAGCTTATATGAAGGGCAGCGCAAAAGCTTTGACAGAATCTGGATATGATATTTGCGCTATAAACCTTAGAGGATGTAGTGGCACAGCCAATAAATTATATCGCTCTTACCACTCTGGAGCAACCGAAGATCTACATGCTGTTATTGAACATGTTTTACAATTAGATAAATACCAAAATATTTACTTAAATGGCTTTAGCCTTGGCGGTAACCTTCTACTTAAATACTTAGGTGAAAAACGAGAATTACCTACTGAAATCAAAGGGGCGGTTGCTATTTCAGTGCCTTGCCAATTAGCAGATTCGCTTGACCAATTATTGCAGTTTAAGAACGCGCTATATGCCAAAAGATTTAAAGGTAACATCATCATAAAACTAAAACAGAAACAACAATTGTTTCCTGATCTCATCTCAGATACAGATATTGAAAATATTAAAACTCTTAAAGATTTTGATGATTTTTATACGAGTAGAGCTCATGGTTTTACCGATGCGATGGATTATTACGCCAAAAGCAGTAGTCTTCAATTTTTAGAAAATATTGATGTACCTACTTTAATTATCAATGCTTTAAATGATTCTTTTTTAGGGTCTGAATGTTATCCTATAGATATTGCCAAACAACACAGCAGCCTTTTTCTAGAAACGCCTAAATATGGTGGTCATGTTGGCTTCTACGGTAACGATAACTTCACCTATACAGAAAGGCGCACGTTAGAATTTTTAGATAACATAGAGTAA
- a CDS encoding lactonase family protein, protein MEESKNEEVLFVGTYTDNGSEGIYRFNLNLDTGELINKTLAAKIKSPSFIAFSPDRNSLYAVSEVNDYKKEDGSITTFRVKDTSLVNVEEQSTHGAHPCFVGVSDDGKLVAVANYTGGNVSVYNALENGNLKPSPQVIDHKVLDTSRTAHAHMASFLNDELIVSDLGLDRIKKYKVSDGNFVPSEQKQLVVAEGAGPRHFVTSENEEFLYVINELNSTITMFQKEDGKYYGKKTYDTVASDFEEESFCADLHLSPDGKFLYGTNRGENTVVIFKVDQTTGKLELVGRESVKGDWPRNFTIDPTGKYVLVANQRSNNIVVFNRDSENGTLSFVSQVDLPSPVCLKFY, encoded by the coding sequence GTGGAAGAGTCAAAAAATGAAGAGGTTTTGTTTGTAGGAACATATACTGATAATGGTAGTGAAGGTATTTACAGATTCAATTTAAATTTAGACACAGGTGAATTGATAAATAAAACATTAGCAGCGAAAATTAAAAGCCCTTCTTTTATCGCATTTTCTCCAGATAGAAATTCTTTATATGCCGTAAGTGAGGTCAATGATTATAAAAAAGAAGATGGTTCAATTACCACATTTAGAGTAAAAGATACTTCTCTTGTTAACGTAGAGGAGCAATCTACGCATGGTGCACACCCGTGTTTTGTAGGTGTTAGTGATGATGGAAAATTAGTTGCGGTAGCAAATTATACAGGAGGTAATGTATCGGTATATAACGCCTTAGAAAATGGGAATCTTAAGCCGTCTCCACAAGTTATTGATCATAAGGTGTTAGACACAAGTAGAACGGCACATGCACACATGGCATCATTTTTAAATGATGAATTGATAGTGTCTGATTTGGGTCTAGACCGAATTAAGAAATATAAAGTGTCTGACGGCAATTTTGTTCCAAGCGAACAAAAACAATTAGTGGTTGCAGAAGGTGCTGGTCCTAGGCATTTTGTAACATCAGAGAATGAAGAATTTCTTTATGTAATCAATGAATTAAACTCTACCATAACCATGTTTCAGAAAGAAGATGGTAAGTATTATGGTAAGAAAACCTATGATACAGTAGCATCAGATTTTGAAGAAGAGAGTTTTTGCGCCGATCTTCATTTATCACCAGATGGCAAATTTCTTTATGGTACAAATAGAGGAGAAAATACTGTAGTGATATTTAAAGTAGACCAAACTACCGGAAAATTAGAATTGGTAGGTAGAGAGTCTGTAAAGGGCGATTGGCCAAGAAACTTCACTATAGACCCTACAGGTAAATATGTACTGGTAGCAAATCAACGAAGCAACAATATTGTTGTTTTTAATAGAGATTCAGAAAATGGCACTCTAAGTTTTGTTAGCCAGGTTGATTTGCCTAGTCCAGTATGTTTAAAATTCTATTAA
- a CDS encoding c-type cytochrome → MRKLFTLLALSTMIISCGEKKEEKKEGFEMNRTKKEAKAETASEGVPVDLDNKGVGPITSVTFDEAVNEEMAAAGKEKFQTICTACHMAEQRMIGPALKGVYERRSPEWVMNMIINPDKMLKEDPIAKALLKEYNNAIMLNQNLNEEDARNLAEYLRTL, encoded by the coding sequence ATGCGCAAATTATTCACTTTATTAGCTCTTAGCACAATGATCATTAGTTGTGGCGAGAAAAAGGAAGAGAAAAAAGAAGGTTTTGAAATGAACAGAACCAAAAAAGAAGCAAAAGCTGAAACAGCAAGTGAAGGTGTACCGGTTGATTTAGACAATAAAGGTGTAGGCCCTATTACCAGTGTTACTTTTGACGAGGCAGTAAACGAAGAAATGGCTGCTGCAGGTAAAGAAAAATTTCAGACAATTTGTACTGCTTGCCATATGGCAGAGCAACGTATGATCGGGCCGGCATTAAAAGGTGTTTACGAACGTAGAAGTCCAGAATGGGTAATGAACATGATTATCAATCCTGATAAAATGTTGAAAGAAGATCCTATTGCAAAGGCATTATTGAAAGAATACAACAATGCAATTATGCTTAATCAGAATTTAAATGAAGAGGATGCTCGTAACTTAGCAGAATACTTACGTACGCTATAA
- a CDS encoding NAD(P)H-dependent flavin oxidoreductase, translated as MSNKPAFIKELSLPVVAAPMFLISGPQLVIECCKNGIVGTFPALNQRTSEGFEEWLIEIKSALKTFEEETGKKAAPFGVNLIVHATNPRLEADVKLCVKHKVPLIITSLGAVSQVVDAIHSYGGLVFHDIIKKRHAEKAAEAGVDGLILVAAGAGGHAGTINPMPLVAEIKKFYHKTILLSGCISTGRDIASALQMGADLAYMGTRFINTNESKATPEYRQMIIDAGASDVVYTASISGVHANFLGASLKAAGITEEDLKKDVKIDFGKELDTEAKAWKTIWSAGQGSALIDDSVPVAELVSHLKTEFKDAIEEQIKVLETYPK; from the coding sequence ATGTCAAATAAACCCGCTTTCATTAAAGAGTTATCATTGCCTGTAGTTGCAGCCCCAATGTTTTTAATTTCTGGACCACAATTGGTAATTGAATGTTGTAAAAATGGTATCGTTGGCACTTTCCCTGCATTGAACCAACGTACTAGTGAAGGTTTTGAAGAATGGCTTATTGAAATAAAATCTGCCCTAAAGACCTTTGAAGAAGAGACAGGCAAAAAAGCTGCTCCGTTTGGCGTAAACTTAATTGTACACGCCACAAACCCAAGATTAGAAGCAGATGTAAAATTATGTGTGAAGCATAAAGTACCCTTGATCATCACTTCTTTAGGTGCTGTTTCGCAAGTAGTCGATGCGATTCATAGTTATGGCGGATTGGTTTTTCACGATATCATAAAAAAACGTCATGCCGAGAAAGCTGCTGAAGCTGGTGTAGACGGATTGATTCTTGTTGCTGCCGGCGCAGGTGGTCATGCCGGTACTATTAATCCAATGCCTTTAGTTGCCGAAATAAAGAAATTCTACCATAAAACTATTCTTCTCTCGGGATGTATAAGTACGGGTAGAGATATTGCTTCTGCCCTTCAAATGGGTGCCGACTTAGCATATATGGGTACGCGTTTTATCAATACAAATGAAAGTAAAGCTACACCTGAATATCGACAAATGATTATTGATGCAGGTGCTAGCGATGTGGTGTATACCGCTTCAATTTCTGGTGTACATGCCAACTTTCTAGGCGCTAGTTTAAAAGCGGCAGGTATTACCGAAGAAGATCTTAAGAAAGATGTGAAAATAGATTTTGGTAAAGAATTAGATACCGAAGCTAAAGCTTGGAAAACAATCTGGTCTGCAGGGCAAGGTTCTGCTCTTATTGACGATTCTGTACCCGTTGCCGAATTGGTATCTCATTTAAAAACGGAATTTAAAGATGCTATCGAAGAGCAGATTAAAGTTCTAGAAACATATCCGAAGTAA
- a CDS encoding acyl-CoA thioesterase, whose amino-acid sequence MYTKDFEVRWSDIDANRHLANSAYVNLMSHTRMAFLMEQGFDQKTMVTYKIGPVAFYEHMYYFKEAFLGNQVKVSLEIMGLSEDGKFFEFHHNFYNDKGENIARCEMMGSWISLESRKLTGLAEELMSKFSDFEKGEGFRVLTKEHTREFLKIPKNL is encoded by the coding sequence ATGTATACGAAGGATTTTGAAGTACGATGGAGTGATATTGATGCAAATCGACATTTAGCAAATTCGGCATATGTTAATCTTATGAGCCACACACGAATGGCTTTTTTAATGGAGCAGGGCTTCGATCAAAAGACCATGGTGACTTATAAAATAGGACCTGTAGCATTTTATGAACACATGTATTATTTTAAAGAAGCCTTTCTTGGTAATCAAGTCAAAGTTTCTCTAGAGATTATGGGGCTAAGTGAAGATGGTAAATTTTTTGAGTTCCACCATAATTTTTACAATGACAAAGGAGAAAATATAGCACGTTGTGAAATGATGGGATCATGGATCAGTTTAGAGTCTAGAAAGCTAACGGGATTGGCAGAAGAATTGATGAGTAAATTCAGTGATTTCGAAAAAGGAGAAGGTTTTAGAGTGCTCACAAAAGAACATACAAGAGAATTTTTGAAAATTCCTAAAAATTTATAG
- a CDS encoding DMT family transporter — protein MSKRLLAILAAIGATTIYGVNHTIAKGIMPHYVQPFGFIILRVLGAAILFWLISPLGPKERIDPKDYLRMLICALLGMALNMLVFFKGLSLSTPINSAVLITTTPIVVLILSAVILKEKISGRKIIGITVGLLGALGLILFGTEVRQDAPNIPLGNFLIFLNSMFYGSYLVLVKILISKYHPFTFMKWLFSLGVLICLPFGYQEFTEISWSTLPFEAYFGIGFVILGTTFCTYLFNIFALTQLKASTLSAFVYVQPLVGIAYAVFTGQDTITTVKIIAGCFVLVGVYLSSKRPKRQLQEN, from the coding sequence TTGAGCAAAAGATTACTAGCCATACTCGCTGCTATTGGGGCAACTACCATTTATGGAGTTAACCATACTATTGCAAAAGGTATTATGCCACATTATGTGCAACCCTTCGGATTTATAATTTTAAGGGTTCTCGGTGCAGCTATTCTATTTTGGTTGATTTCACCTTTAGGACCAAAAGAACGTATTGACCCTAAAGATTACTTACGTATGTTGATTTGTGCCTTATTAGGTATGGCTTTAAACATGTTGGTATTTTTTAAAGGTCTTTCACTCTCTACACCCATAAATAGTGCTGTGCTAATCACCACCACACCTATTGTAGTGTTAATTCTGTCGGCAGTAATTTTAAAAGAAAAAATATCAGGAAGAAAAATAATCGGGATCACTGTCGGATTACTTGGTGCCTTAGGCCTAATTTTGTTCGGCACCGAAGTTAGACAAGATGCCCCAAATATACCTCTAGGTAATTTCTTGATCTTTTTGAACTCTATGTTCTACGGATCTTATTTAGTATTGGTAAAAATACTGATCAGCAAATATCATCCGTTTACCTTCATGAAATGGCTATTTTCTTTGGGTGTACTTATATGCCTACCTTTTGGATACCAAGAATTCACAGAAATTTCATGGAGTACTTTACCTTTCGAAGCTTATTTCGGTATTGGTTTTGTAATTCTCGGTACAACTTTCTGCACCTACCTCTTTAATATTTTTGCACTTACCCAATTAAAAGCCTCTACCCTAAGCGCTTTTGTATATGTACAACCATTAGTTGGTATAGCCTATGCTGTATTTACAGGCCAAGACACTATTACTACAGTAAAAATTATTGCTGGTTGTTTTGTTTTAGTCGGTGTATATCTCTCTAGCAAAAGACCAAAAAGACAACTACAAGAGAATTAA
- a CDS encoding phytanoyl-CoA dioxygenase family protein, with product MQQTNNKVEQGNKAHKDMPGNPSTATSSKQKLNDRSNGKPLRILSEEDWKFWIENGYIVIKNAVPLEQAKATADFLWEFDEKSPTDSSTWYAPPRAEMQMKELTGTGMVEVYNHQHLWNNRQTQKVYDAFVDVWGTEKLWVTIDRANLNFPLPPGVDKEGFIHWDYDPETKPQNVQGVLALADQEDENMGGFQCIPWLYRNYDSWKLTQPQDRDRFQPSLDGLEDKIVKVKMKAGDLLIFNSTEPHGIRPNKSKDKVRIAQYISMMPAEPENEEMRNWRVNSWKNKIAPEGYAFPGDPRKWEQTKYDTAKLSPLGEKLLGITSW from the coding sequence ATGCAACAAACAAACAACAAAGTTGAGCAGGGTAATAAAGCGCATAAGGATATGCCAGGTAACCCGTCAACGGCAACAAGCAGTAAACAAAAATTGAATGATCGATCTAACGGTAAACCACTTCGTATACTCAGCGAAGAAGATTGGAAATTCTGGATAGAGAACGGATACATAGTTATAAAAAATGCAGTACCGCTAGAGCAAGCTAAAGCAACGGCAGATTTTCTTTGGGAGTTTGATGAAAAGAGTCCGACAGATTCTTCAACATGGTATGCACCGCCAAGAGCAGAAATGCAAATGAAAGAACTAACCGGAACCGGAATGGTTGAGGTATATAACCATCAACATTTATGGAATAATAGACAAACGCAAAAAGTATATGATGCTTTTGTAGATGTTTGGGGTACGGAAAAGTTGTGGGTTACTATTGATCGTGCAAATCTAAATTTTCCATTACCACCAGGTGTAGATAAGGAAGGATTTATACATTGGGATTATGATCCGGAAACAAAACCACAAAACGTTCAAGGAGTATTGGCATTGGCTGATCAAGAAGATGAGAATATGGGCGGCTTTCAATGTATACCATGGTTGTACCGTAATTATGATTCTTGGAAATTGACACAGCCACAAGACCGCGACCGTTTTCAACCTTCATTAGATGGTTTAGAAGATAAAATTGTAAAAGTAAAAATGAAGGCTGGCGATTTATTGATTTTCAATAGTACAGAACCACACGGTATTCGACCAAATAAATCAAAAGATAAAGTTCGAATAGCGCAGTACATTTCAATGATGCCTGCTGAGCCAGAAAATGAAGAAATGCGTAATTGGAGAGTAAATTCATGGAAGAACAAAATCGCGCCTGAGGGGTATGCTTTTCCGGGTGATCCGCGTAAATGGGAACAAACCAAATATGATACTGCTAAATTATCACCGTTAGGAGAGAAATTATTGGGCATAACAAGCTGGTAG
- a CDS encoding helix-turn-helix domain-containing protein, giving the protein MKIELETIEPATNSPFRLLHDPKLSHLFYWHFHPEYEIVYIEGANGTRHVGDHISEYQETDLVLIGSNIPHLNFDYGVKTTYREEVLHIKPSFKSDFVDPIPELKNLNRLLDLSRYGIAFHGETKKVVGELLKELHTLKPFEYFMAIMNILKRLSQSNEFELLHKKPYKNRYSKKEQSRIRDIYALIDERYQGKISVDEVAKFCNLTKPAFCRYFKKATGSTFIEFLNQYRISQSKRLLLTGKNVSETCFECGFESLSYFNRTFKKVTGENPSAFKKRLQRN; this is encoded by the coding sequence ATGAAAATTGAGTTAGAAACTATTGAACCGGCAACTAATAGTCCGTTTCGTTTACTGCACGACCCAAAGCTGAGCCATCTCTTTTATTGGCATTTTCACCCTGAATATGAAATCGTTTATATTGAAGGTGCTAACGGAACAAGACATGTTGGTGATCATATTTCTGAATACCAAGAAACCGATTTGGTTCTTATAGGTTCTAACATACCACACCTAAATTTTGACTACGGTGTAAAAACAACATACCGTGAAGAAGTCTTACACATTAAACCTTCTTTCAAGAGTGATTTTGTAGACCCTATTCCAGAATTGAAAAACTTAAATAGATTATTGGATCTATCGAGATACGGAATCGCTTTTCACGGGGAAACTAAAAAAGTAGTGGGCGAATTATTAAAAGAACTCCACACCCTTAAACCTTTTGAATATTTTATGGCAATCATGAATATTCTTAAAAGACTCTCTCAAAGCAATGAGTTCGAATTGCTACACAAAAAACCGTATAAGAATAGGTATAGTAAAAAAGAACAGAGTAGAATTCGTGATATTTATGCTCTAATCGATGAACGCTACCAGGGTAAAATTTCGGTAGATGAAGTTGCTAAATTCTGTAATTTAACGAAACCTGCCTTTTGTCGCTATTTTAAAAAAGCCACAGGCAGCACTTTTATAGAATTCTTAAATCAATACCGCATCAGCCAATCGAAACGTTTATTACTTACCGGAAAGAATGTTAGTGAAACCTGCTTTGAATGCGGATTCGAAAGTTTATCATACTTCAACCGAACGTTTAAAAAAGTAACGGGAGAAAATCCGTCAGCATTTAAAAAGAGACTACAGCGCAATTAA
- a CDS encoding arsenate reductase family protein: MKKIYHLSTCSTCQRIIKELQPLTGFELQDIKTEPITPSQLEQMHSLSHSYEDLFSKRAVLYRERNLKEQNLSEENFKELILEQYTFLKRPVIIVDDQIFIGNSKKIVEAAKTAIHS; this comes from the coding sequence ATGAAAAAAATATACCATTTAAGCACTTGTTCTACTTGCCAACGTATTATCAAAGAACTACAACCACTTACAGGTTTTGAACTTCAGGATATAAAAACAGAACCTATAACGCCTTCTCAGCTCGAACAAATGCATAGTCTTTCTCACAGCTACGAAGATTTGTTTAGTAAAAGAGCTGTTTTATACCGAGAGCGAAATCTTAAAGAACAAAACCTTTCAGAAGAAAATTTTAAAGAGCTGATATTAGAACAATACACCTTTCTAAAACGACCTGTCATTATTGTTGATGACCAAATTTTCATAGGAAATAGTAAGAAGATAGTAGAAGCTGCTAAAACAGCTATTCACTCTTGA